The stretch of DNA TCCGGTTATTATGGCTGAAACTATAGTCTAGTTCAAAATGAGCTAGGCCATTTTGCTTCAATGCGGCAATTTGCGGAATTAAAAAAATCCAAGTCCCGCTTTATGTATGATAAAATAATATAGTTACACATCAGCAACAAGGAGGGGCTCCTCATGAACATAAATAAAGGGATTATATTTATATTAGTAGGCGCTTCGTTTTTTGGTTTCACCCCCATATTTGCGAAATTAGGGTTTAGCTACGGCTATTCACTAGGCCAGATCAATATCGTCCAAATGGTGATTTCCGCATTCCTTCTATGGTCGTTCACTTTGATAAAACGCTCCAGTTTCAAAGGGCTCAATAAGAAGAATCTTTTTCAAATAATGATGACTGGTTGCTTTGTCGGGTTAACCAGCATCTTTTATTATGGTTCCATGCAGTATCTGCCCGCTTCCTTGGCCATCATTTTATTGTTCCAATTTGTATGGATCGGGTTCCTGTTGGAATGGATTTTCAGCAAGACGAGGCCGGCCCCCATTGCAGTCCTGTCCATCATTTTAATTTTAATAGGAGTCTTTTTTGCTTCAAATATTGTGAATGGAGACATACAAGGCTTGCCGATAAAAGGATTTATATTCGGTATTTTATCTGCATTCACCTATGCAGGTTTTATCTTTTTCAGTGGAAAAGTCGCTGTAAAAGTCGATGCTTGGACTCGGAGCTCTTTGATGGTAACCGGATCGACCATCATGGTGCTCGTCGTCTTTATGCGCGACCTTCCAACTATCCTGCCTTTGGAGAAAAGCCTGTTGACAACTGCGGCCGGGGTGTCATTATTCGGCGCAGTCCTCCCGCCGCTCTTTTTTGCATTGGGCGCACCGTTAGTGTCGGGAGGAATCGCAAATATATTGACATCCATTGAATTGCCGATCGCCATCCTATCCGCCAGCATCATTCTGTCGGAAACCGTAACTCCGCTGCAGTGGCTCGGCACCGCCATTATCCTGGCCGCGATCGCGTTCAATGAAATCGGCC from Bacillus sp. OxB-1 encodes:
- a CDS encoding EamA family transporter — encoded protein: MNINKGIIFILVGASFFGFTPIFAKLGFSYGYSLGQINIVQMVISAFLLWSFTLIKRSSFKGLNKKNLFQIMMTGCFVGLTSIFYYGSMQYLPASLAIILLFQFVWIGFLLEWIFSKTRPAPIAVLSIILILIGVFFASNIVNGDIQGLPIKGFIFGILSAFTYAGFIFFSGKVAVKVDAWTRSSLMVTGSTIMVLVVFMRDLPTILPLEKSLLTTAAGVSLFGAVLPPLFFALGAPLVSGGIANILTSIELPIAILSASIILSETVTPLQWLGTAIILAAIAFNEIGPSLFRIRKHS